In one window of Methanophagales archaeon DNA:
- a CDS encoding DUF2284 domain-containing protein yields MMRKDLNILIEELRVIHDDFRLIPANEIEVADWVRWKCRYGCRGYAKHLSCPPYTPAPEDTRKLIKGYEKALIVRFEDVKPNMDVPPRHLHHFLWDAIKMVSDTMYEMERHAFLSGYYKAFAMDALPCSYCDPCIPEEEKALDLAPKRFCRHQDRVRPSMEACGIDVFATVRKVGYEAEVFISPYQKITLFGLLLIE; encoded by the coding sequence ATGATGAGGAAGGATTTGAATATCTTAATAGAGGAATTGCGCGTGATACATGATGATTTCAGGCTTATACCCGCAAATGAGATTGAGGTAGCTGACTGGGTGAGGTGGAAATGCCGCTATGGGTGTCGGGGTTATGCAAAGCATCTGAGCTGTCCGCCATATACACCAGCGCCGGAAGATACACGAAAGCTGATCAAAGGCTATGAAAAAGCCTTGATAGTACGATTTGAGGATGTGAAACCGAACATGGATGTGCCACCACGGCATCTTCACCATTTCCTGTGGGATGCAATCAAGATGGTAAGCGATACGATGTACGAAATGGAGCGACATGCTTTTCTGTCCGGCTATTATAAGGCATTTGCAATGGATGCACTACCCTGCTCTTACTGTGACCCATGCATACCCGAAGAGGAAAAAGCCCTTGACCTGGCACCGAAGCGATTCTGCCGGCATCAGGATCGGGTAAGACCTTCGATGGAGGCTTGTGGGATAGACGTATTCGCAACAGTGAGGAAGGTTGGTTATGAAGCAGAGGTATTCATATCGCCTTATCAGAAGATAACTCTCTTTGGACTGCTATTGATAGAATAA